GCATATGACGAGAGTTATAGATTCTTGTTAGTACTATTCAATATTTCCAAGAATGTGCTCCTATTCAATTTAGAAAAAGGTTAAATATGTTTGCACTCGTGATTGTCTGTTATGTATCTGTAGTGATTTTTTATAGCTTTTACTGTTCTCTCTCGTTACTGATTCCATCTCTCATTATCTTTgcatggtctttttttttttttttcttttttttttctcggcaAATAGAAAGATTCATTAAGGAGGTAAAATAGTTCTTACAGAGTATTGAAACTAAAATAATTACATCAACTGCACCATCTTTGCATGGTCTTGCTTAGAAAAGCCATTGCCTGAATGGATGGAGGTACCTTTTTAGCTGCAGAAGAATGATATGGCATTTTTTCTGGATTTTGAATAAGAACCATAAATACCTTAAAGGCTTAAATTACATAGATACATAGACAGTAAAAAGGAAAGATATGGGGATCAGATGTCAGAAATAGAATGatcttttcccaaaaaatgCCCTTCTGTGGCATCCCTGTGCATTAACTGGAGCACTTCATGCTGTGTTTCTGCTTTGCTTTGCCTGCATGAATCATATAAATAAATCCGAGTTAGAATCTCATTTCCAGTATGATTTACATTacaaatgttaaattttattcaattggcaCTACTGCCTTTGACGACACGCCACAGCTCATTCAGGCTTTGTCTATGGCCTATCAAAGCCTATATATGTAGATCCACTATATTGTGTTTAGCATgacaatttttaaagaaatgctGACATTAATAAGAAATTATAAGCAATGATCAGGTCCAGTTGAAGGGGTCTTTAATTGAATTACTACATTGTTTATAGCATGGCTGATAGAATGCTGGATCTTCGGTTGAAGCAGGAGGATCCTGACCAAAAATCATCTCGCAACTCATATCATCAAAATCTGCAGATCAGAGAAAgtacattataattattttactgttCAAAACTGTCAGAGCTAGTGACTGTAAGCTCCTGAGCAATTGATGATTGACACATGTGATGTGACTAATGTTCAACATAAGTGCTTTTAGTGGCCGGTTGATTTGGATGCTTATGGTAAATTCTACATGGGATAACTTATGAAAGGATACCTGGCTTCATGAGAAACAGACAAATTTAGTGTCTTTGATTACACAATGCAGTGGCCTAGCTCTAATATTCATGAAGGTTTTGATTAGGAATTCATGTAGTTTATCCCATGAGAGAAAATATGTAATCATATGTTGTAGAATTCTCATTGAGCTTGGATGGTGTagtacttgcagttttgcaccctAAGTGGCTCATACTCGGGTCCCTCCATGGACATGATGAGCATGGCTCCACTTCTTTAGTGCTGGTACAGTTCCAGTTCCAACTAGAATTCTTTTTCCCTTTATTGATATTTGGCTCTTTTTCCGTATACTAATTTTACTTTAAGACGAAAATTAAGGCAGTCATTATTGCAATCGGAAACATTTTTTCTATTAAGAATAGAAACGGAGATGAATCCTATTTTATTTTGCTAAAATGGATCTAGAAGTCTAGAATGTATACTTCCTCTCTTTCTATATATAGGTAATTTAACGAGGCTTTTCTGACAAAAAAGAAGTTGATAATTTGGCTTATTACTGTGTATTTGATGTTTTATTTGCGTCTGCAAGCATATATACAAGCTAGATGGGGGCGGGTTACTTACTAGGAACCATGTTGACTGGAATTCCAAAGGAGTCATTGATAAATGTTTGGGATGGCATTTTACAGAGATTAACGCACAACCCCACGCAACCTGTCTCCTCCAAAAACCTgcaatattttaaaatcaatattagaGGATTATGTGGATGGTGCCAAGGCTGATGAAATCAATGATGACTTTGACATTGATAACAAAGTTGTCTGGTGATCATGATGGTGAGATAGAAGAATACTCTAGGGTTGGCACAATCACTGGAGCAGATTGTTTTACATGGAAGTGTCTAAGTTGGTGAGGTTGGGACAAAGTCTTGGGGTTGAATATGCACAGTACACAGAAGGGTGAAGAAAATAGCTacctgcactttttgatgtggACTgcattcttttctcttcttccgtTGAGCTCCATTTCCCTCACCTTGTTTTGTGAAATTTATAAGGTGAGTATCCCGGTTAGTCTAGATGAACAATGTTGTCCAAGCATCATATTTGCAAATTACAATATTGCATATATTTATGTGGGAGCGTGAGTGCACATATTTGAGGGAGATATTGAAATACTCCTATTAATATATCAAGGCATGCAATGCAACTGCAAAAATTTTCCAGACTGCTGCATGTTTCCATGAATGTGAATCACCCCATTAAAATTACTTGtcttttgatttgtttgatTGATATCTTTGCTCTTTGCCCGACGCTAAAAGCCTCCTGAACCAGATAGAAATCTGGGAACATGGTATTAAAGAATGACCTTACCTCATAACTGGGATGCAGGCAACTCTCCACATGTACGTAATGTGTACCCCCtttatgaatggaaaagaaGCAAATGCCAGTGGTGAAATGCAAGGTTTGATGCAATCAGATTGAGGGGCTAATATAAAACTTTTCTGTTACTTATCTGCATTACATGACTGTTTGAAATGCATGCCTAAGTTGTTTAAGGAGCATCGACCATGTCACAAGTCCATCAAATTGCTGACGGTAGCTAGAGGGTGTGAAGTACTTGTGTTATTACGTACGTATGATCATGGTCCTAACCTGTATATATCCTAGACAGCTAACTCTTTCACATTTTTATATCCCTATATCAAATTATCTTATGGTTCTGACTGGATtactatgaatatatatatataatatagagaaCTGGATAACAACACGTGAGTCTGATCATCAGTATAATGGTCATGAATTCCAGGTCCTTTATAAGTCGATCATGTTCTTAAAATCCCGAGACTAAGAAAGATAAGACACATCCCCCCGGCCTACACAGTGCCTATTGCTGACAATACATGAGACCCACTTCATATGTCTATTTCTGATCTCTTCCTTAAAGCCGGATCTCTTTCCGTTCTTCTtagatttttcttatatattttgctaataactttgttaaaaaaattattgtaaaaagTACTTTCACAAATAAACTCAGTAGATTATAGTATTGATCTATATGTATCCTTAATTACCTCGCAAGGTCCGACTAACCAAGCAAAAAACACAGTTGTGAAGACAGCAAAATATTCCCTTGCGAATTTGGATTGTGGTAGCAGTATCTTTATCTGCCATTGGTCACAACGACACCAACATTAATGGATCGTCATCAATTtaataaattgcacaaaatgTTGATCAAATTCAGAAAAAACAAGAAGCAGCAACTTTACTATAATGCAAATTATAATGACTTGTGAGACTTAATTAGGATGTTGTTTTTGGAATCTTTCAAGCAACAAGGccataaattaaattaaagcacgtacgtacgtacagcaCTACTTCTTGGAAACACAGTCCCAAACACAGATTAATACAATTAGCTAGGGCATGCAATTTTGCCCTTTTTTGCAGAGATTTCCTGAGTTCCCAGCTGTTGATCAGCTTTTTATTTAGCATGCAGAAACGTCCAAAAACATGAAAATTGTTAGATTAATGCTAGCTTAAGAAAAGTTATAACGCTAGCTAGCTGCTTATAAATTCTGTGGtaattctcttttttttaagagaaaaaaaactccaaactagTTGCTCATGAGGATCATGCATCATGCATGTACCTTTTAGATTGAtgaaagtcttttttttttttttttttttttttttttttttttttgaaatagactttttttttttttttttaaggtttaaGAAATCGCCACTCGTTCCAAAAGTTTAAGTTAATAAaaagatgtagattttattatttatttcatattttaacattttctcTCACGTGTGGGCTAGACTTTCCCTCAATGAATGGCacaatacatgaaatatttaattaaagaggATAGAGTGTAGAGTCAGGCCGGTTCAAACTTATGACCTTTACTTTGATACTATATGAAATCACAACTTgttctaaaaatttaaactaataaaaaaatatagatttattattaatttaatatcttaacaAGGTTGAAAAGTGAAAACATTAATGTTTAATTGATCTGATATATAAAATGGTTTTGGTTTTCTTGAAAACGTGAAACTCACCACAAATCCCCATATATACATCTATGGAGAAAAATATGATCGAAGCTAGCTAGAGCTAATGCATGCATGAGAGAgcaagtattatatatatatatatatatacatatctatatatttgCTCAAGATCTCATTCCCTCCCCagcagtactatatatatatatgttgtaaattagaaaatggaataaaaataaaatgaacttgCCAAGGAGAGGATTGGCCTTGGGAAGGCTCTCTCAAGGGCTTGAATGATcacttctttttgttgaattggATTGAAATTCTGTGATGCCACTTTTGCTGCCTCCACCAAGCTCTCATATCCACTTTTGCTGTTCCTTATACCTGCAAAAATATATCAACTTTCACAATCAGTTTTCCcgcaaaactaatatatatacgtatgtatGTACGTATAGGTGACAGATATAAACCCGTTGCAGCTTGAACACTCTGGGATAGATGGTTTATGGCCACTAGATCGAACCAGTTATCTTTATAGACGCTAATACTACTCTTTCCTGCTAATTCTTCAGCTATGCTTTCCTTTGGCCTTGTCGTCAGAACGGCAGCAACAACAGAATCAGAGCATGCCGGCGGTTTCCGTATTGTATTATTCCTCCGGCGAACCACTGTTGACAGAGAGCTTCTCATGCTGTGTGCTAGAAAACTACTTGCATCCatttctgagagagagagagagagaagttgatGAGAATGATTAGTACTGAAAAGTAcaaaattagttatatatatatatacatatacatacatgcatggtATAAGAGGGGATGTTCCGTCGAGCGAGTGAAAACAAAGACTGGCTGGAGAGAATTTTGAGGAGAGGCCATGCTAAAAGATACTCTGAGCATCTTAGTTTGGAGTCATGCATATGACATCACCACACGGCCTCCTTCGTTATGTTTTGGTGAAATTAACTAGATGCTTGGTTTCATCTAATTATCTGCATGCATTTGATCCAGTTCATATATGCAAGCCACAATTTTTACTGAGTTAATTAGTTacaatttggatagtgagataaaatgatatggttttagtttaaagttgaataaaatattattataatattattttttaatattattattattttaatatttaaaaaaattaaattatttattatatttatgtaaaattttagaaaaattttaataatgagataagatgtgataaaataaaattaaatactttCAGAATATAAACGGATAaacatttagaaaaaaaaaaaagaaaaaaacatttttaaattctaaattcaTATATAATGCTTATTTGAAGTTTTATCAAATAATTGTTTTGATGGATTATTTTCAACAGAGTCTTAAGACCTGATGCGGTGAACATATGGGTTTTAGTTTtggaaaattctttttatcatcctcacacttcacacactacacttattttaatttttttattattttttttataataaatatgtaatgtgtagatgataaatataataatttaattagtttaataaaaataaaatgaaataaaaaattaaaaaaaaataaaaaatattattttaatatataaagtgtgtagtgtgggatgatgtgtaatATTTCCCTTTAATTTTACACCCTCCGCGTCATGGTTCTTTCTGGGTTAAAATAGACTCAAATACAGCGTAGCCCCATCTCAAGCGGAAtgctctctgtctctgtctctctcctcGAGAAGAATCTAATTAGGCTCCGTTTGGATGGCCAACACCAATAAAATCTTATCTCCGTACACTAATTTTCTCTATCTAAagatacaatattttatttctaaattttaaaaacgtCTCCTTAAATAAATAGTACATACACAGTAAAAATCTAATATAAACAGTGCGTGAACCGTACAATCTAATATGAATAGTACATAAACAGTATATAAACAGTACATGAACAGTTAACAATTCGGTTATCCTTATTAAATAGTAGGATctacacttttttcaaattctaaaaattaaaaactatctcattttatctcactattattttaTCTGATCTCATCTGAATTATGTATCTGATCTGAGCCTAAAAGCTCTCAAGCTGTCTCTCTCTTGAAGCTGAATTTGAAACTCTCACTTGATCTCAAGTtgtctctctcctcaagctctctctTCAGCCCAACACCTactattcttcatttttcttttttataccaAATTTCTTTGGTTCGTTCAATCCATTTTGTAAGTTTTTATCTCAGATGAATCAATTATTCACAACAGCAACAAAAAATTGTTTTCTTAAAAaccaaataaattagaaaatgcatttcttttcatatttatgATTGCTATTGATGTACGTATATTCAATTAGCTGTGGCTTGTCAATCACACGCTGCATCAGAGCACAAAGAcaccaatatttttcatttttctggaaagaacATCATGATGTTTTGCTAAGATGGAaagaagcaaataaatgaattatttatgatgtattttacccaaaaagaaaaatacataccGGATGAAgtctaaactttcaaaatctcCATTTTATTGGAAAGaacatttttaaaaagagaaagcGACGGGCCAAGAGAGAGAAGGACGATGAGGAGTTGGCGGACAGAATGAGGGGCCAGGGTGATGggatgagagagaaaagaaaaagagatgctATAATTTACATGTGGGTCTATCATAAGTATAATAGAATCATGACGTGTGGCTGTTCTATCTAGAGGTGTAAAACTCTCCAAGTCACCATTTTCGGTTTgaagattttttctattttcaatggatataaatatatagaccATAAATAGGTTTAGAatattaaaaagagaaatgttaaaTATACTAACAAAAAAAATGTAGTGTTTCTTACGTACTGACATGGTAAGGGGTACAATTGTAAATTCTCTCTTGAAAAGGCCTATCTCCTTCTACCCACTAATCTGCATATTCTCACCATGGAAAATGTCTCTCTCATTTTGCTCCCTCTCCAAACTGAGTGCATCGTGTTGAGAAAGGTAAGTAAAAGCTGCTTCTGTGCCTCTTCTCTCGTAtagttatttttctcattttttaacttatttccTAAAGAAAGAACAGAAATGCTAAATATACTAACGAAAAACGTAATCTTTCTTATATATTGACATAACAAGGGGCACAAGTGTAAATTCACTCTTGAAAAGGCCTATCTCCCCCTACCCACTCCCATTAATTTGCATAGTCTCACCATGGAAAAGGCTCTCTCCccgtctttctctctctctctctctctcgttctgCTCCCTCTCCCAGCTGAGTGCCTCTTCTTAAGAAAGGTAAGTAAAAGTTCTGTGTGCCTCTTCTCTCATGtagttatttttctcattttctaacttttttcctaaaaaaagaagagaaatgctaAAATATACTAATGCATATTCTCACCATGgtctccgtctctctctctctctctcgttctaCTCCCTCTCCCAACTGAGTGCATCGTCTTGAGAAAGGTAAGTAAAAACTTCTGTGTGCCTCTTCTCCCATGtagttatttttctcattttctaactTTTTACCTAAAAAACGAAGCaatttttttcccatgcatGGAACCTAGAAGCCGACTATCTCCATTGAGGAATTCAATTTCACTCTGGTTGATCAGTCCAGGGGTAAACTTTTAAAGtctttttacaaatatatattgcatgttttaagaaaagaaaagaaattcttgcttttcaaaaagaaaataaaaggatttGAAGGCATGCTTACCTATTGCAGCTACCTTCTTCACGCGTGGATTTGGTGAAAGTCTTCCTATCGATGAGTCATGACAGGCAGAGGTATACTTCACCGAAATGTTACTTGGAAGATCTCTCGATCTTAAGGTTTTAAACAAGCGTTTTCtgtctttttctttaattttctattttttttaataataatgacaTGTCAGctcgtgcaaagcacgtttttTGTACGTACATGTAGCAGCCCTCTATTCAAAATACGCTGCAAAAGCAGGTGACATGAGCCAAAGAAAATGatacatttatttataattcaaaTGCCAACTCGAATAGAAACTTTGAATCTGGGATGAGTTGTTAGGGGGATCATAATCATGGATTAtgtgtttaatatatatatatatatatatatatatatatatataaatgaattaatatatatataattaggatgtagaatttttaatatctttggATCATGGATACTTCAAAACTATTTTCatcctaaattttattatcatcaGTCATATATTCATGTATGCATGTGTATCCGTACTGTATGTGTacacgtgtgtgtgtgttttttttttaaaaaaaatgtgaattcatgcatcatattaaaattacaaatgtgacttatcaatacagaaaAATTCAGACTGTAAGTCAACCTACGCATCTGTACTAGAGCATCCCTACACACAAAGTGACGaatattgtcttaacttctaaaccTCTCCAAAGAGAGAGAGCATTATGTATAAATAGAATGACCAGCCCCTCCATCCTCCTAAGGAGGTGGAGTATGGGACAATACTACTATGGACACTAAGTCTAAAAGCctattcttaaaatattactaataaaacTACATAAAAACTACactacaaaataaataacaaaataacataaacacAAGCACCAGCATGAGCCCAACGACACAACCACCGCAGGCATCAGTATCAGGAGCCCAGGAACAGCACGAGTACCCAGC
The genomic region above belongs to Carya illinoinensis cultivar Pawnee chromosome 4, C.illinoinensisPawnee_v1, whole genome shotgun sequence and contains:
- the LOC122308481 gene encoding beta-carotene isomerase D27, chloroplastic-like; protein product: MDASSFLAHSMRSSLSTVVRRRNNTIRKPPACSDSVVAAVLTTRPKESIAEELAGKSSISVYKDNWFDLVAINHLSQSVQAATGIRNSKSGYESLVEAAKVASQNFNPIQQKEVIIQALERAFPRPILSLIKILLPQSKFAREYFAVFTTVFFAWLVGPCEVREMELNGRREKNAVHIKKCRFLEETGCVGLCVNLCKMPSQTFINDSFGIPVNMVPNFDDMSCEMIFGQDPPASTEDPAFYQPCYKQCKAKQKHSMKCSS